The uncultured Flavobacterium sp. genome contains a region encoding:
- a CDS encoding HAMP domain-containing sensor histidine kinase has translation MTLKNRISLLVSLLFTILFGLASTLIFILYSNFRKEEFRDRLEIKALSNIKLLVNVKEVDDQLLKMIDQNSINKLYDEKTLVFDSNYKLIYSSIDDAKINWSVEDLKYLKKHKTFFKQQGNYEVYGVFYDTKDRDFYALISATDDYGKRKLLFLRYTLVISYIFFTCICWVLTSFMVKKAMNPLSAFHQKIKNINANNLDTRIESKSNKNEIDLIANEFNFMMDRIEVSYQKQKEFTAHASHELRTPLSRITSQIENVVADAKTPVENKSFLKTILSDVNQLTELINSLLILSKIDNKNYENKEVHRIDEILFSAIEKLNKSFPDFIILFEIEENDNLDTALEIKGNKNLLEIALSNVLKNACVYSDNKQAKVKISTDNENLIVSVLNTGPTLNETEQKNLFQPFMRGENAKGTSGFGLGLRIVQRILNLHNSTITYSITDINTNLFQLFFHL, from the coding sequence ATGACATTAAAAAATAGGATATCATTATTGGTTAGTTTGTTATTTACAATCCTTTTTGGGTTGGCTTCTACCTTGATATTTATTTTATATTCTAATTTTAGAAAGGAAGAATTTCGTGATCGTCTTGAAATAAAAGCGCTTTCGAATATTAAACTTTTGGTAAATGTAAAGGAAGTCGACGATCAGCTTTTAAAGATGATTGATCAAAATTCGATCAATAAATTGTATGATGAAAAGACTCTGGTATTCGATTCTAATTACAAACTTATCTACAGCAGTATTGATGATGCCAAAATCAATTGGTCTGTTGAAGATTTAAAATACCTTAAAAAGCACAAAACCTTTTTTAAACAACAAGGAAACTATGAGGTTTATGGTGTTTTTTATGATACTAAAGACAGAGATTTTTATGCTTTGATATCTGCGACTGATGATTATGGAAAAAGAAAACTCTTGTTTTTAAGATATACTTTAGTGATTTCTTATATTTTCTTTACTTGTATCTGCTGGGTTCTAACTTCGTTTATGGTTAAAAAAGCTATGAATCCGTTAAGTGCTTTTCATCAGAAAATTAAAAACATAAACGCGAATAATCTTGATACCCGTATTGAATCAAAAAGCAATAAAAATGAAATTGATTTGATTGCAAACGAGTTTAATTTCATGATGGACAGGATCGAGGTTTCCTATCAAAAACAAAAAGAATTTACGGCGCACGCTTCACACGAGCTTAGAACTCCATTATCAAGAATTACTTCGCAAATAGAAAATGTTGTAGCTGATGCAAAAACTCCTGTAGAAAATAAATCGTTTCTAAAAACAATTTTATCAGATGTAAATCAATTAACTGAGCTAATCAATTCGTTGCTTATTTTATCTAAAATTGATAACAAAAATTACGAAAATAAAGAGGTTCATCGTATTGATGAAATTCTATTTTCGGCAATCGAAAAATTAAATAAAAGCTTTCCTGATTTTATTATTTTATTTGAAATAGAAGAAAATGACAATCTCGATACTGCATTAGAAATCAAAGGAAACAAAAATCTGTTAGAAATTGCTTTGAGCAATGTTTTGAAAAATGCCTGTGTCTACTCTGATAATAAACAGGCAAAAGTAAAAATTAGCACTGACAATGAAAATCTTATTGTTTCTGTATTAAATACTGGGCCAACCTTAAATGAAACGGAGCAAAAAAATCTTTTCCAACCCTTTATGCGTGGCGAAAATGCAAAAGGAACTTCTGGTTTTGGGCTAGGTTTACGTATTGTTCAGCGGATTTTAAATCTCCATAATTCAACCATAACTTACAGCATTACAGATATTAACACGAATTTATTTCAGTTATTTTTTCATTTATAA
- a CDS encoding response regulator transcription factor: MKILLLEDDFTLSKEISAFFTSKEFECFPYYDGSLLLKKYSAYEYDLIILDINVPGVNGIDVCKGIREVDKKTPIIMLTAFSEIEDKLASFDNGADDYLVKPFHFEELYARISSLLRRKEIPQQTEKKILIHDLEILEDDMKVYRSGEEIKLTPKEFKLILILAQAKGKVLSKQFIADKLWDYHIETNQNTIEVYINFLRKKIDKDHETKLIRTKIGYGYYLSDLE, from the coding sequence ATGAAAATACTACTACTCGAGGACGATTTTACTTTATCTAAAGAAATCTCGGCATTCTTTACTTCAAAAGAATTCGAGTGTTTTCCTTATTATGATGGTTCCTTATTATTAAAAAAATATTCTGCTTACGAATATGATTTAATAATTCTCGATATCAATGTACCAGGAGTTAACGGAATTGACGTTTGCAAAGGCATTAGAGAAGTTGATAAAAAAACTCCTATTATCATGCTGACAGCTTTTAGCGAAATTGAAGATAAATTGGCTTCTTTTGATAATGGTGCAGACGATTATCTGGTAAAACCTTTTCATTTTGAAGAATTATACGCCCGAATTTCTTCTCTTTTAAGACGAAAAGAGATTCCGCAACAAACGGAGAAAAAAATATTGATTCATGATTTGGAAATTCTGGAAGATGATATGAAAGTATATCGCTCCGGCGAAGAAATTAAACTTACTCCAAAAGAGTTTAAACTTATTCTGATTTTGGCTCAAGCCAAAGGAAAAGTTCTATCGAAACAATTTATTGCTGATAAACTGTGGGATTATCATATCGAAACTAATCAGAATACCATTGAGGTTTATATTAACTTTCTTAGAAAGAAAATCGATAAAGACCACGAAACAAAACTCATTAGAACTAAAATTGGATACGGATATTATTTAAGCGATTTGGAATGA
- a CDS encoding nuclear transport factor 2 family protein translates to MRIYVVLALLLFGLVSNAQQQDVQKTIESFFEGFHQKDTIKLKLVCFDKIILQSISESKTKGNKLSDETAKEFYKSIATISSNVKFNEKILSYNIQIDGSMAHVWAPYEFYLNDKLSHSGVNTFTLFKEKDSWKIIYIIDTRRK, encoded by the coding sequence ATGAGAATATATGTTGTATTAGCTTTATTATTGTTTGGTTTAGTTTCAAATGCGCAACAACAGGACGTGCAGAAAACTATTGAGTCTTTCTTTGAAGGATTTCATCAAAAAGACACAATTAAACTGAAATTAGTGTGTTTTGATAAGATTATTTTGCAATCTATTAGTGAAAGTAAAACTAAAGGAAATAAATTATCTGATGAAACGGCAAAGGAATTTTATAAATCAATTGCTACAATTTCGTCTAATGTAAAATTCAACGAAAAGATTTTAAGTTATAATATTCAAATAGACGGAAGTATGGCGCACGTTTGGGCGCCGTATGAATTTTATCTGAACGATAAATTGAGCCATTCGGGAGTAAATACTTTTACTTTGTTTAAAGAAAAAGATTCCTGGAAGATTATTTATATAATTGATACAAGAAGAAAATAA
- a CDS encoding DUF4294 domain-containing protein produces the protein MRFTSTILFFILISFTSQAQVTPKPNQEMGYVLTEKDSILGDTIQLPEIIITKEKLDPEAQKQFLILQNRVYKVYPYAKLAADRLTALNQGMARLKTNREKKKYFKIVEDYLNNEFEDRLKKLSRRQGQILVKLIHRQTGITTYELIRTLKSGFKAFVSNTTANLFDISLKREYKPYEVNEDYLIETILQRAFDSGRLINQKPANPVNYDDLMNYWEEKAKTQSKQ, from the coding sequence ATGAGATTTACCAGCACTATATTATTCTTTATATTGATTTCGTTTACAAGCCAAGCTCAGGTTACTCCTAAGCCAAATCAGGAAATGGGCTATGTTCTAACCGAAAAAGATTCTATATTAGGTGATACAATTCAATTGCCGGAGATTATTATTACCAAAGAAAAGTTAGATCCCGAAGCTCAAAAGCAATTTTTGATTCTTCAAAACCGAGTTTATAAAGTGTATCCCTATGCTAAATTAGCTGCTGATCGATTGACAGCATTAAATCAGGGAATGGCACGTTTGAAAACCAATCGCGAAAAGAAAAAATATTTTAAGATTGTTGAAGACTATCTTAATAACGAATTCGAAGACAGATTAAAGAAATTGTCACGCAGACAAGGTCAAATTTTGGTAAAGTTAATTCACAGACAAACCGGAATCACAACTTATGAATTAATTCGAACCTTAAAAAGCGGATTCAAAGCATTTGTTTCTAATACAACCGCCAATTTGTTTGATATAAGTTTAAAGAGAGAATACAAACCGTATGAAGTAAACGAAGACTATTTAATAGAAACGATTCTTCAACGTGCATTCGATTCTGGCCGATTAATCAATCAGAAACCCGCCAATCCCGTAAATTATGATGATCTGATGAACTACTGGGAAGAAAAAGCCAAAACACAATCTAAACAATAA
- the nth gene encoding endonuclease III, translating into MDLFGETSNWETKLTPILDKYKGKRHPLEYQNTYQLLVMVVLSAQDSDANINKIAPALFEEYPTLNSLSKADPETFIPYISKVRNYPTKAQWLLEIAKTIQNDEDIPLNMKELTALKGIGRKSANVILRETNKPAEGIIADLHVIRVAPRIGIIKEAKDGIKVEKDLIQILPKDIWSEIGMAISFLGRETCRPKPKCEECLIADSCHYYLTEVI; encoded by the coding sequence ATGGATTTATTTGGAGAAACATCAAATTGGGAAACGAAACTTACACCTATTTTAGATAAATATAAAGGAAAAAGACATCCTTTAGAATATCAAAATACGTATCAGTTATTGGTTATGGTTGTTTTATCTGCTCAGGATTCTGATGCAAATATTAATAAAATTGCACCAGCTTTATTTGAAGAATATCCCACTTTAAATAGTTTATCTAAAGCAGATCCAGAGACCTTTATTCCTTATATAAGTAAAGTCCGAAATTACCCTACAAAAGCACAATGGCTCTTAGAAATTGCAAAAACGATCCAGAATGATGAAGATATTCCTTTAAACATGAAAGAATTAACCGCTTTAAAAGGCATCGGAAGAAAATCTGCCAATGTAATTCTAAGAGAAACTAATAAACCAGCAGAAGGTATTATTGCTGATTTACACGTAATTCGTGTGGCTCCAAGAATTGGCATAATTAAAGAAGCTAAAGACGGAATTAAAGTCGAAAAAGATCTAATACAGATTTTACCTAAAGATATCTGGTCTGAAATCGGAATGGCAATCTCTTTCCTGGGACGTGAAACCTGCAGACCAAAACCTAAATGTGAAGAATGCCTAATTGCAGATTCTTGTCATTATTATCTAACAGAAGTCATATAA
- a CDS encoding DUF1569 domain-containing protein, translated as MKNIFDKEVCNDFINRIDKLSPDSEGLWGKMNVSQMLAHCNVSYEMVYDNIHPKPNALMRFILKSLVKNKVVDDKSYARNNGTAPQFIIKGDRNFDIEKKRLVAYINKTQELGEREFEGKESLSFGKLTSKEWNNMFSKHLEHHLSQFGV; from the coding sequence ATGAAAAATATTTTTGATAAAGAAGTTTGTAATGATTTTATAAATCGTATTGATAAGCTTAGTCCGGATTCAGAAGGGCTTTGGGGTAAAATGAATGTTTCTCAAATGCTGGCTCATTGTAATGTGTCTTATGAAATGGTTTATGATAATATTCATCCTAAGCCTAATGCTTTAATGAGATTTATTTTAAAATCGCTTGTAAAAAATAAAGTTGTTGATGACAAATCATATGCTAGAAATAATGGGACTGCACCACAGTTTATAATTAAAGGTGATCGAAATTTTGATATCGAAAAGAAGCGGCTAGTTGCTTATATTAATAAAACACAGGAATTAGGAGAAAGAGAATTTGAAGGAAAAGAATCTCTTTCTTTTGGCAAATTGACATCTAAAGAATGGAATAATATGTTTAGCAAACATTTGGAACACCATTTGAGCCAATTTGGTGTTTAA
- a CDS encoding M42 family metallopeptidase, with product MSTESILKDTSIAFLESYLNNASPTGYESEGQKLWMNYLKPYVDTFITDTYGTAVGVINPDAPFKVVIEGHADEISWYVNYITDDGLLYVIRNGGSDHQIAPSKRVHIHTKKGIVKGVFGWPAIHTRLRDKEESPKISNIFIDLGCETKEQVEEMGVHVGCVITYPDEFMILNENKFVCRAIDNRMGGFMIAEVARLLKENKKELPFGLYIVNSVQEEIGLRGAEMIAQTIKPNVAIVTDVCHDTTTPMIDKKVEGDLKMGKGPVIAYAPAVQNKLRDLIVDTAVENKIPFQRHATSRATGTDTDAFAYSNGGVASALISLPLRYMHTTVEMVHREDVENVIQLIYESLLKIENNETFSYFK from the coding sequence ATGAGTACTGAATCTATCTTAAAAGATACGTCTATTGCTTTCCTGGAAAGCTACCTAAATAATGCCTCACCAACGGGTTACGAAAGTGAAGGTCAAAAACTTTGGATGAATTATTTAAAACCTTATGTTGACACTTTTATTACTGATACTTACGGAACAGCTGTAGGTGTCATTAATCCTGATGCTCCTTTTAAGGTTGTAATTGAAGGGCATGCCGATGAAATTTCCTGGTATGTAAACTACATTACTGACGACGGTTTATTGTATGTGATAAGAAATGGCGGTTCTGATCACCAGATTGCGCCTTCAAAAAGGGTTCACATTCATACTAAAAAAGGAATTGTAAAGGGTGTTTTTGGATGGCCGGCAATTCATACGAGATTACGTGATAAGGAAGAATCTCCAAAAATCAGCAATATTTTTATTGATTTAGGCTGTGAAACTAAAGAGCAAGTTGAGGAGATGGGCGTTCATGTGGGCTGTGTAATTACCTATCCTGATGAGTTTATGATTTTGAACGAGAATAAATTCGTTTGTCGTGCGATTGATAACAGAATGGGTGGATTTATGATTGCCGAAGTTGCTCGTTTATTAAAGGAAAATAAAAAAGAATTGCCTTTTGGTTTATATATTGTAAATTCGGTTCAAGAGGAAATTGGTTTACGCGGCGCAGAGATGATTGCCCAAACAATTAAACCAAATGTTGCTATTGTGACTGATGTTTGCCACGATACCACTACTCCAATGATTGATAAAAAGGTCGAAGGTGATCTTAAAATGGGTAAAGGTCCCGTTATTGCTTACGCACCTGCGGTTCAAAACAAACTTCGTGATTTAATTGTTGATACGGCTGTCGAAAATAAAATTCCGTTTCAGCGTCATGCAACTTCAAGAGCAACCGGAACTGATACTGATGCTTTTGCTTATAGTAATGGCGGTGTGGCATCGGCATTGATTTCTTTGCCTTTGCGTTATATGCATACTACTGTAGAAATGGTTCATAGAGAAGATGTCGAAAATGTGATCCAACTGATTTATGAGTCATTATTGAAGATTGAAAACAATGAAACTTTTTCTTATTTCAAATAA